In Pasteurella dagmatis, the sequence CACCACAAGCAACCTTAATGACCACTATCGCAAAAGGTATCTTCTCACATAGCCTTGAATGGACATATATCTTTGTTGGTATTGGATTAGGTTTAACGTTAATTGTGATTGATTCGTTCTTGAAAAAATCCAGTAGTGGTCGATTTGCATTACCAGCACTTGCAGTAGGTATGGGAATTTACTTACCACCTGTTGTAAATATGCCAATCATTATCGGTGCAGTCTTAGCTTGGTTAATCAACAAACACTTAACTCGCTATGCAACACGTACTGGCAAGAACCAAGAGGTGATTAAAAAATCAGCAGAACGTTTTGGTACATTATTTGCCGCAGGTCTGATTGTGGGTGAAAGTTTAGTGGGTGTCGTACTCGCCTTTATCATCGCTGCTTCTGTCACCTCTGGCGGTTCAGATGCGCCATTAGCACTTCATTTAGAAAACTGGGGAACCGTTGCTGAAGTGCTTGGTTTAATGGCTTTTGTGACTGGTGCAGGTATCTTAGTATTGCGTGTATTACGAGCAAAAAAACAAGCATAATTTTGATTGATTAAGTTGCAGGCTACTAAGATATCTGGTAGCCTGCTTTTTATTTTTACGCAACCGTTTAAATCGTTCTTGCTTCCTATGAATGTAACCGAAGGGCATTGATAGAAAGTGCAGTTGCATCCATTCATAACTCGCTGTTTAAAAGGATATTCCTATGCTAACACTTTCCCCGAAGTTATTAGACGATACCCTCGACATTGCTTATCAAGCGGGAAAGCATTTAGCGGATTTCTATCAGAAATCGAAACAAAGTGCGGTCAATATTCGAAAAAAATCAGATAACACACCGGTGACGGAAGTCGATTTATTTTTAAGCCAATTTTTAATCGAAAAACTCACCGCACTTACGCCTAATATGCCAATTTTATCAGAAGAATGTTGCAAAATTTCGCTAACAGAACGTACGCAATGGCTCGAATATTGGTTAATTGATCCATTAGACGGCACCCAACAATTTATTGATCAAACTGATCAATTCTCAGTTTTAATTACATTAGTGCAAAACAACATACCTGTTCTTGGTATTATTCACGCCCCTTTACTTGATACTACTTATTATGCAATGAAAGGTTTTGGCGCATATAAGTCAGCAGGCAAACGAAAGCAAAAACTCATCCCTCGTCCATTACTTGCCAAAAATAAACTCAAAATTGCTATCGGAGCAACCAGTACAACTAATAAAGTGCGGTCTGTTTTAACGGAAAATTGTGAATATGATTTCCTTATTTATGGTTCAAGTGGTTTAAAAAGTGGCTTAGTCGCAGATGGAACCTGTGATTGCTATATACGACTGGGTAAAACAGGAGAATGGGACACAGCACCAGCTGAAATTTTATTAGCTGAAGTTGGAGGCGCAGTATTTGATACTCAATTTCAACCATTAACTTATAACAAACGAGAAACCTTTATCAACCCAGACTTTATTATGACCTTAGATAAAAACTACGCTTGGCAGAAAATCTTTAAATTTAATGAAGTGTAATAAAAAGCAATTTGTTATAATCATTTACAAATTTATAATATTTTTCAACAATTAATAACCTCAGGAATAAAATGAAAATAGAAGCAGATAATAATTGTATTGTGATTTTTGGTGCTTCAGGAGACTTAACTCATCGTAAGTTAATTCCTGCACTTTATAATCTTTATAAAATAGGCCGTTTAACTGAACATTTTTCAGTATTAGGTGTAGCACGTACAGAATTAAGTGATGAAAGTTTCCGTGACAAAATGCGCCAAGCATTAATTAAGCACGAGGGTGCCAATGGTGAAACTTTAGAAGAATTTTGTAACCATTTATATTACCAAGCTTTAAATACCTCAGATGCAAGTGATTATGGCAAATTAATTCCTCGCCTTGATGAACTGCACGATAAATATCAAACCTATGGTAACACTCTCTATTACCTTTCTACACCACCAAGCCTTTATGGTGTGATCCCTGAATGTCTAGCTGCACATGGCCTAAATACCGAAGAATTTGGTTGGAAACGTTTAATTGTTGAAAAACCATTCGGCTATGATATTCGCACTGCAAAAGAATTAGATATTCAAATTCACCGTTTCTTTGCAGAACACCAAATTTATCGTA encodes:
- the cysQ gene encoding 3'(2'),5'-bisphosphate nucleotidase CysQ; this translates as MLTLSPKLLDDTLDIAYQAGKHLADFYQKSKQSAVNIRKKSDNTPVTEVDLFLSQFLIEKLTALTPNMPILSEECCKISLTERTQWLEYWLIDPLDGTQQFIDQTDQFSVLITLVQNNIPVLGIIHAPLLDTTYYAMKGFGAYKSAGKRKQKLIPRPLLAKNKLKIAIGATSTTNKVRSVLTENCEYDFLIYGSSGLKSGLVADGTCDCYIRLGKTGEWDTAPAEILLAEVGGAVFDTQFQPLTYNKRETFINPDFIMTLDKNYAWQKIFKFNEV